Proteins encoded within one genomic window of Oryza brachyantha chromosome 7, ObraRS2, whole genome shotgun sequence:
- the LOC102716053 gene encoding probable ATP-dependent DNA helicase RecQ: MEAALKTYFGFSGFRSCQREIVQKVLDGRDCLVVMATGSGKSICYQIPPLVTKKTAVVVSPLLSLMQDQVMSLKQRGVKSEYLGSTQTDVSVSGEAEKGLFDVLYMTPEKAMSLPPRFWSNLQAAGICLLAVDEAHCISEWGHDFRTEYKQLHMLRDLLVGVPFVALTATATQRVRGDITTSLTLRNPHIVVGSFDRPNLFYGVKSCNRSMSFIDELVQDVSKNCTAGGSTIIYCTTIRETEQVHEALVAAGIKSGIYHGRMGNIAREESHRSFVRDEVLVMVATIAFGMGIDKPDVRCVIHYGCPKSLESYYQESGRCGRDGLPSVCWLYYQRSDFTKADFYCAEAKSQTQRKAIMESFMAAQKYCLLTTCHRKFLLQYFGEERTTDCGNCDNCTRTKNERDLSKESFLLLSCIKSCGGRWGLNLPIDVLRGSRGKKIVENNFDKLPLHGRGKDYPPNWWKALGSVLLEHDHLKETVRDTYRFISVSPNGCKFLATADKVDGAPLFLQLSEEMIELEGHGSSQCKEGGLNPSGPSESERLSEDELKIYQVLLNVRMQLAQDIGTAPYAICGDQTLRNFAKLRPSTVARLANIDGVNQHFISRYGGIFIQNITKLAKELNLPLDDSSAVESISAAPKPIQNNLPRNLGDAKFCSWELWQKMKFSFQKIAYFRRAVPIKEKTVISYILDAAQDGCEMDWSRFCQEVGLTHEIASKIRLAITKVGSHERLKPIKEELPENVTYEVIKTFLVIEGLGLSEQVFGTVPTDGILSKTEESPKPTSNGSEVGENDNQGHRVLELDACDSRSPLTKRGQTDGSLICGDEPASKLQKIDGQGVKSTAAVGATEDAILELVAGGDGVSLEDVVKHFDGSKRECVVEMLDSLEGNFSVYKKNGCYLIL, encoded by the exons ATGGAGGCGGCTCTCAAG ACATATTTCGGCTTCTCGGGGTTCCGCTCGTGCCAGCGGGAGATCGTGCAGAAGGTCCTGGATGGCCGGGATTGCTTGGTCGTCATGGCCACCGGCAGCGGCAAGTCGATTTG CTATCAAATCCCACCACTCGTTACAAAGAAGACAGCTGTTGTTGTCAGCCCTCTTCTGTCACTGATGCAAGACCAG GTCATGAGCTTAAAGCAGCGTGGTGTGAAGTCTGAATACCTTGGCAGCACCCAAACAGACGTCTCTGTTAGTGGTGAGGCTGAAAAAGGCTTGTTCGATGTTCTGTACATGACACCAGAGAAAGCCATGTCACTTCCTCCAAG GTTTTGGAGTAACTTGCAGGCTGCTGGAATCTGCCTGTTGGCTGTTGATGAAGCACACTGCATATCAGAATGGGGTCATGATTTCAG AACGGAGTACAAACAGCTGCATATGTTGCGTGACCTCCTTGTGGGTGTACCCTTTGTTGCTTTAACTGCAACAGCCACACAAAG GGTACGTGGAGATATTACCACTTCCTTGACCCTGCGAAATCCTCACATCGTTGTAGGATCATTTGATCGTCCTAACCTTTTCTACGGTGTGAAATCATGCAATCGATCTATGTCCTTTATCGATGAACTTGTGCAAGATGTCTCAAAGAACTGTACTGCGGGTGGCTCAACAATAATATACTGTACTACCATCCGAGAGACCGAACAG GTGCACGAGGCATTGGTTGCTGCTGGAATCAAGTCTGGCATTTACCATGGTAGAATGGGAAATATAGCCAGAGAGGAATCCCATAG ATCGTTTGTTAGAGATGAAGTACTTGTGATGGTGGCTACCATTGCTTTTGGAATGGGAATCGACAAGCCAGATGTTAGATGCGTAATACATTATGGATGTCCAAAGAGCCTGGAATCCTACTACCAGGAAAGTGGGCGTTGTGGAAGAGATGGACTGCCTTCAGTGTGCTGGCTATATTACCAAAGAAGTGATTTTACAAAAGCTGATTTCTATTGTGCTGAAGCTAAAAGT CAAACTCAACGAAAAGCCATCATGGAGTCATTCATGGCAGCACAAAAGTATTGCCTTCTTACTACATGTCACAGAAAATTCTTGTTGCAGTACTTTGGCGAAGAGCGCACCACCGACTGTG GTAATTGTGACAACTGCACAAGGACAAAAAATGAGAGGGATTTGTCAAAAGAATCCTTCTTGTTGCTGTCCTGCATTAAGTCCTGTGGTGGGCGGTGGGGCCTTAATTTGCCAATTGATGTTCTCCGTGGATCACGT GGCAAGAAAATCGTTGAAAACAATTTTGATAAACTTCCATTGCATGGGCGGGGAAAAGACTATCCACCAAACTGGTGGAAAGCACTTGGCAGTGTGCTTTTAGAGCATG ATCATTTAAAGGAAACTGTACGTGATACGTATAGATTCATCAG TGTTAGTCCTAATGGGTGCAAGTTTCTAGCTACTGCTGATAAAGTGGATGGAGCTCCGCTGTTTTTACAGCTGAGTGAAGAGATGATTGAGCTAGAGGGGCATGGTAGTTCCCAGTGTAAAGAAGGGGGCTTAAATCCTTCAGGTCCATCAGAATCTGAAAGACTTTCTGAG GATGAATTGAAAATCTACCAAGTACTCTTGAATGTCAGGATGCAACTTGCACAAGATATTGGAACAGCACC GTATGCTATATGTGGAGATCAGACTCTAAGAAACTTTGCAAAGTTGAGGCCTAGCACCGTAGCTAGGCTGGCTAATATTGATGGCGTTAACCAG CACTTCATCTCACGATACGGTggaattttcatccaaaatattacaaaattggCAAAAGAGTTGAATCTTCCATTGGATGATTCATCGGCTGTAGAAAGTATATCTGCTGCTCCAAAACCTATACAAAATAATCTCCCAAGAAACTTGggtgatgcaaaattttgttcatgGGAATTGTGGCAGAAAATGAAGTTTTCGTTCCAGAAAATTGCG TATTTCCGCAGAGCAGTACCAATAAAAGAGAAAACGGTTATCTCATACATACTTGATGCTGCTCAAGATGGATGTGAGATGGACTGGAGTAGGTTTTGTCAGGAGGTAGGGCTTACACATGAGATAGCCTCAAAGATCCGTCTTGCCATTACAAAGGTTGGATCACATGAGAGGTTGAAGCCAATTAAAGAGGAACTTCCAGAAAAT GTAACTTACGAGGTGATCAAGACATTCTTGGTGATTGAGGGACTTGGGTTGTCCGAGCAAGTTTTTGGTACTGTTCCTACTGATGGGATCCTGTCTAAGACAGAGGAGTCACCAAAGCCCACCTCCAATGGAAGTGAAGTTGGCGAAAATGATAATCAGGGACATAGAGTCCTAGAGTTAGATGCTTGTGATTCAAGAAGCCCTTTGACAAAGAGAGGCCAAACTGATGGCTCATTGATTTGTGGTGATGAGCCAGCAAGTAAACTACAAAAGATAGACGGGCAAGGGGTAAAATCTACGGCAGCAGTTGGTGCCACCGAGGATGCAATACTAGAGCTAGTTGCAGGCGGCGATGGG GTTTCGCTGGAGGATGTTGTGAAGCACTTCGATGGATCGAAAAGAGAGTGCGTCGTCGAGATGTTGGACAGCCTTGAAGGCAATTTTTCGGTGTACAAGAAGAATGGCTGCTACTTGATTTTGTAA
- the LOC102716333 gene encoding probable galacturonosyltransferase 7 isoform X1 yields the protein MKATPPPPGAAKRRRGPRVAVLALVFCSLLVPLAFLFDRSQSGGYVSTDERHRQAGQLEVVLPSFHHVEKTDGDGTVNGLMQYTPKKMPKGNSGELQKHKQTDRHTSRVNTKPKVLPTPKTDPSETVKELTRGTREVSEERKRRDKGTNTDEVENAKTCQLEFGSYCLWSREHKVVMKDSIVKRLKDQLFVARSYYPSIAKLEGEEELTRVIKQNIQDHERVLSVSTVDADLPSFINKKMDQMEQTIAKAKSCTVDCHNVDRKLRQILDMTEDEAHFHMKQSAFLYNLGAQTLPKSHHCLSMRLTLEYFKSSSLDSDDSSTRKFNAANGRHYVVLSKNILAASVVINSTVSSSKDSKSIIFHILTDAQNFYAMKYWFDKKSYRKSAVHVINFEDIIKEKLTKFSVRHLYLSEEFRVLVRSTEQPAGKTRMDYLSFFSHSHFFIPEMFKDLKKVVVLDDDVVVQRDLSFLWNLDMGDNVNGAIEICGLRLGQVRNLLGGTTFDAKSCAWMSGINVINLDKWRKHKVTENYLLILKKVVMKDETSLRTAAFPLSLLSFQHLIYPLDERLILSGLGYDYAIDEEVARSSAVLHYNGNMKPWLELGIPSYRKYWKRFLTREDKFMDECNVNP from the exons ATgaaggcgacgccgccgccgcccggggCGGCGAAGAGGCGGAGGGGCCCGCGCGTGGCCGTGCTGGCGCTCGTCTTCTGCTCGCTGCTCGTTCCCCTCGCCTTCCTCTTCGACCGCTCTCAGTCCGGTG GGTACGTCTCTACGGATGAGCGGCACCGACAGGCAGGGCAACTG GAGGTTGTTCTGCCTTCCTTCCATCACGTGGAGAAGACGGATGGTGACGGTACTGTCAATGGACTGATGCAG TATACACCAAAGAAGATGCCCAAAGGTAACAGCGGAGAGCTGCAGAAGCATAAACAAACTGATAGGCACACCTCTCGTGTTAACACTAAACCAAAAG TTCTTCCCACACCAAAAACTGACCCATCAGAGACGGTGAAGGAGCTAACTCGAGGCACAAGA GAGGTTagtgaagaaagaaagagacgAGACAAAGGCACAAACACAGATGAAGTGGAAAATGCGAAAACATGTCAACTTGAATTTGGGAGCTACTGCCTCTGGTCCAGAGAACACAAAGTAGTCATGAAGGATTCCATTGTGAAAAGGCTAAAGGACCAACTATTTGTGGCACGCTCATATTATCCAAGCATTGCTAAGCttgaaggagaggaggaactTACTCGGGTAATAAAGCAAAACATACAAGACCATGAGAGGGTTCTCAGTGTATCTACTGTTGATGCCGATCTACCATCCTT TATCAACAAGAAGATGGATCAGATGGAGCAAACAATAGCGAAAGCAAAATCTTGCACTGTAGATTGTCACAATGTTGACAGGAAGCTTCGTCAGATACTTGACATGACTGAGGATGAAGCTCATTTTCATATGAAGCAGAGTGCATTCCTTTACAACCTCGGTGCTCAGACATTGCCTAAGAGCCATCATTGTCTGTCTATGAGGTTGACACTAGAGTATTTCAAATCCTCTTCATTGGATTCAGATGACTCTTCTACTCGCAAATTTAATGCTGCAAATGGTAGGCACTATGTTGTACTATCTAAGAACATCCTTGCGGCTTCAGTTGTTATCAATTCAACCGTGAGCAGTTCAAAG GACTCAAAAAGCATCATTTTTCATATCTTAACTGATGCCCAAAATTTCTATGCCATGAAATACTGGTTTGACAAAAAATCATACAGAAAGTCAGCTGTCCATGTTATAAACTTTGAGGATATTATTAAGGAGAAGTTAACAAAGTTTAGTGTGCGGCACCTGTATTTGTCAGAGGAGTTCCGTGTTCTTGTTAGGAGCACTGAGCAACCTGCTGGGAAGACAAGAATGGATTACCTATCATTTTTTAGTCACTCACATTTCTTCATTCCAGAAATGTTCAAGGATCTAAAGAAGGTGGTTGTGTTAGATGATGATGTGGTTGTTCAACGTGATCTCTCTTTCTTGTGGAATCTTGATATGGGGGACAATGTAAATGGTGCCATTGAAATTTGTGGTTTAAGACTGGGTCAAGTGAGAAATCTCTTGGGTGGTACAACATTTGATGCCAAGTCATGTGCATGGATGTCTGGGATAAATGTTATAAATTTGGATAAATGGAGGAAGCACAAAGTTACAGAGAACTATCTGCTGATTCTGAAAAAG GTCGTTATGAAGGATGAGACATCTCTGCGAACAGCAGCCTTTCCTCTAAGTTTGCTATCTTTCCAACATCTAATTTATCCCCTTGATGAGAGGTTGATTTTGTCTGGACTTGGATATGATTATGCAATTGATGAAGAGGTTGCACGTAGTTCTGCAGTATTGCACTACAATGGCAATATGAAACCTTGGCTTGAATTAGGTATACCAAGCTACAGGAAATACTGGAAGAGGTTCCTCACTCGAGAAGATAAATTTATGGATGAGTGCAACGTAAATCCCTAA
- the LOC102716333 gene encoding probable galacturonosyltransferase 7 isoform X2, giving the protein MPKGNSGELQKHKQTDRHTSRVNTKPKVLPTPKTDPSETVKELTRGTREVSEERKRRDKGTNTDEVENAKTCQLEFGSYCLWSREHKVVMKDSIVKRLKDQLFVARSYYPSIAKLEGEEELTRVIKQNIQDHERVLSVSTVDADLPSFINKKMDQMEQTIAKAKSCTVDCHNVDRKLRQILDMTEDEAHFHMKQSAFLYNLGAQTLPKSHHCLSMRLTLEYFKSSSLDSDDSSTRKFNAANGRHYVVLSKNILAASVVINSTVSSSKDSKSIIFHILTDAQNFYAMKYWFDKKSYRKSAVHVINFEDIIKEKLTKFSVRHLYLSEEFRVLVRSTEQPAGKTRMDYLSFFSHSHFFIPEMFKDLKKVVVLDDDVVVQRDLSFLWNLDMGDNVNGAIEICGLRLGQVRNLLGGTTFDAKSCAWMSGINVINLDKWRKHKVTENYLLILKKVVMKDETSLRTAAFPLSLLSFQHLIYPLDERLILSGLGYDYAIDEEVARSSAVLHYNGNMKPWLELGIPSYRKYWKRFLTREDKFMDECNVNP; this is encoded by the exons ATGCCCAAAGGTAACAGCGGAGAGCTGCAGAAGCATAAACAAACTGATAGGCACACCTCTCGTGTTAACACTAAACCAAAAG TTCTTCCCACACCAAAAACTGACCCATCAGAGACGGTGAAGGAGCTAACTCGAGGCACAAGA GAGGTTagtgaagaaagaaagagacgAGACAAAGGCACAAACACAGATGAAGTGGAAAATGCGAAAACATGTCAACTTGAATTTGGGAGCTACTGCCTCTGGTCCAGAGAACACAAAGTAGTCATGAAGGATTCCATTGTGAAAAGGCTAAAGGACCAACTATTTGTGGCACGCTCATATTATCCAAGCATTGCTAAGCttgaaggagaggaggaactTACTCGGGTAATAAAGCAAAACATACAAGACCATGAGAGGGTTCTCAGTGTATCTACTGTTGATGCCGATCTACCATCCTT TATCAACAAGAAGATGGATCAGATGGAGCAAACAATAGCGAAAGCAAAATCTTGCACTGTAGATTGTCACAATGTTGACAGGAAGCTTCGTCAGATACTTGACATGACTGAGGATGAAGCTCATTTTCATATGAAGCAGAGTGCATTCCTTTACAACCTCGGTGCTCAGACATTGCCTAAGAGCCATCATTGTCTGTCTATGAGGTTGACACTAGAGTATTTCAAATCCTCTTCATTGGATTCAGATGACTCTTCTACTCGCAAATTTAATGCTGCAAATGGTAGGCACTATGTTGTACTATCTAAGAACATCCTTGCGGCTTCAGTTGTTATCAATTCAACCGTGAGCAGTTCAAAG GACTCAAAAAGCATCATTTTTCATATCTTAACTGATGCCCAAAATTTCTATGCCATGAAATACTGGTTTGACAAAAAATCATACAGAAAGTCAGCTGTCCATGTTATAAACTTTGAGGATATTATTAAGGAGAAGTTAACAAAGTTTAGTGTGCGGCACCTGTATTTGTCAGAGGAGTTCCGTGTTCTTGTTAGGAGCACTGAGCAACCTGCTGGGAAGACAAGAATGGATTACCTATCATTTTTTAGTCACTCACATTTCTTCATTCCAGAAATGTTCAAGGATCTAAAGAAGGTGGTTGTGTTAGATGATGATGTGGTTGTTCAACGTGATCTCTCTTTCTTGTGGAATCTTGATATGGGGGACAATGTAAATGGTGCCATTGAAATTTGTGGTTTAAGACTGGGTCAAGTGAGAAATCTCTTGGGTGGTACAACATTTGATGCCAAGTCATGTGCATGGATGTCTGGGATAAATGTTATAAATTTGGATAAATGGAGGAAGCACAAAGTTACAGAGAACTATCTGCTGATTCTGAAAAAG GTCGTTATGAAGGATGAGACATCTCTGCGAACAGCAGCCTTTCCTCTAAGTTTGCTATCTTTCCAACATCTAATTTATCCCCTTGATGAGAGGTTGATTTTGTCTGGACTTGGATATGATTATGCAATTGATGAAGAGGTTGCACGTAGTTCTGCAGTATTGCACTACAATGGCAATATGAAACCTTGGCTTGAATTAGGTATACCAAGCTACAGGAAATACTGGAAGAGGTTCCTCACTCGAGAAGATAAATTTATGGATGAGTGCAACGTAAATCCCTAA
- the LOC102710140 gene encoding uncharacterized protein LOC102710140, with amino-acid sequence MEWDWDPQEEDLRSVGVLGVYRHCFLVVRARRRIVARVALCHGLPLSVLFLANVAVAHAIFSRYVPDDDAFEAAAPAGTALAALLFLLRGSADWVAYLLFKAAYLSALLALSLASTAAVVSCVASLYSAAKYDDLYLRRGIRAFPLAWIRRLVDTFLAAFVLLLLYNGVSIAVLVLTVLLLYSHHGTLLASLLLLGGAVYLAGLVYIGVVWHLASVVSVLEDARGAAAMRKSRALLAGKLWTVAAIFAKLSGLSFAVEMAFRVVVVEDKMRLGLGDRALLGMAMAATLCAVIMVALVAQAVVYFVCKSYHREVVDKAHLSDHLGVYLGEYEPLDSSNGGGRGVQMEQLP; translated from the coding sequence ATGGAGTGGGACTGGGATCCGCAGGAGGAAGATCTCCGCTCCGTGGGGGTGCTCGGGGTGTACCGCCACTGCTTCCTCGTcgtccgcgcccgccgcaggaTCGTCGCCAGAGTCGCGCTCTGCCACGGCCTCCCGCTCTCCGTCCTCTTCCTCGCcaacgtcgccgtcgcccacgCCATCTTCTCCCGCTACgtccccgacgacgacgccttcgaggccgccgcgccggccggcacCGCGCTCGCGGCGCTCCTCTTCTTGCTCCGCGGCTCCGCGGACTGGGTCGCCTACCTCCTCTTCAAGGCCGCCTACCTCTCCGCTCTCCTCGCCCTGTCgctcgcctccaccgccgccgtcgtctcctgCGTCGCCTCCCTCTACTCCGCCGCCAAGTACGACGACCTCTACCTCCGCCGCGGCATCCGCGCCTTCCCGCTGGCCTGGATCAGGCGCCTCGTGGAcaccttcctcgccgcctttgtgctcctcctcctctacaACGGCGTCTCCATCGCCGTGCTCGTGCTGACCGTCCTGCTGCTCTACAGCCACCATGGCACCCTCCTCGCgtccctgctgctgctcggcgGGGCCGTGTACCTCGCCGGCTTGGTGTACATCGGCGTCGTGTGGCACCTGGCCAGCGTGGTGTCGGTGCTGGAGGACGCGCGCGGGGCCGCCGCCATGCGCAAGAGCCGCGCACTCCTCGCCGGAAAGCTCTGGACGGTGGCCGCCATCTTCGCGAAGCTGAGCGGCCTCTCCTTCGCGGTGGAGATGGCCTtcagggtggtggtggtggaggacaAGATGAGGCTCGGCCTCGGGGACAGGGCGCTCCTCgggatggcgatggcggcgacgcTGTGCGCGGTGATCATGGTGGCGCTGGTGGCCCAGGCGGTGGTGTATTTCGTCTGCAAGAGCTACCACCGCGAGGTCGTCGACAAGGCCCACCTCTCCGACCACCTCGGCGTCTACCTCGGCGAGTACGAGCCACTGGACAGCAGcaatggaggaggaagaggtgtGCAGATGGAGCAGCTGCCATGA
- the LOC102716795 gene encoding protein PYRICULARIA ORYZAE RESISTANCE 21-like, which translates to MADKQPVSLIIKANLECDKCYKKIQKVLLKLKEKEKILRVDYDNKGNKIVICGYFKQEELAQKLRCKLCEAIKDIEIVPVKKLEEKKKVEEKKPDEKKTTEEKKKTDDKKPEEGKKDEKPKPKDKEEAPKAAAVAPSTTVNLQFTQMCGTCYPWPCTDPSHLGGGFVHPQWPCEAPAPPAFPGHQHPPWGGVVAPVIPKWPCGGPSYCGGCGTCGGGWPAMTMPAPPQPMCCPGPSSCRGCKGCRIVQEGKFVYEEYPHPPSSACAVM; encoded by the exons ATGGCAGACAAG CAACCGGTCAGCTTGATCATCAAGGCGAACCTCGAGTGCGACAAGTGCTACAAGAAGATTCAGAAAGTCCTCCTCAAACTCAAAG AGAAGGAGAAGATCCTGAGAGTGGATTATGACAACAAAGGCAACAAGATCGTCATATGCGGCTACTTCAAGCAGGAGGAGCTCGCCCAGAAGCTGAGATGCAAGCTCTGCGAGGCCATCAAAGACATCGAGATTGTGCCAGTGAAGAAGCttgaggagaagaagaaggtcGAGGAGAAGAAGCCTGACGAAAAGAAGACGaccgaggagaagaagaagaccgACGACAAGAAGCCGGAGGAAGGCAAGAAGGACGAGAAGCCGAAGCCCAAGGACAAGGAGGAGGCGCCCaaggccgcggcggtggcgccatCGACGACGGTGAACCTGCAGTTCACGCAGATGTGCGGCACATGCTACCCGTGGCCATGCACCGACCCGAGCCACTTGGGCGGCGGCTTCGTCCACCCGCAGTGGCCGTGCGAGGCGCCGGCACCGCCGGCGTTCCCTGGCCACCAGCACCCGCCGTGGGGTGGCGTCGTCGCTCCAGTCATCCCGAAATGGCCCTGCGGAGGCCCCTCGTACTGCGGCGGGTGCGGCacctgcggcggcgggtggccgGCGATGACGATgccagcgccgccgcagccgatGTGCTGCCCTGGGCCGTCGTCGTGCAGGGGGTGCAAGGGGTGCCGGATCGTGCAGGAGGGCAAGTTCGTCTACGAGGAGTACCCGCACCCGCCCAGCAGTGCATGTGCCGTCATGTGA